In a genomic window of Physeter macrocephalus isolate SW-GA chromosome 14, ASM283717v5, whole genome shotgun sequence:
- the SUMO2 gene encoding small ubiquitin-related modifier 2 yields the protein MADEKPKEGVKTENNDHINLKVAGQDGSVVQFKIKRHTPLSKLMKAYCERQGLSMRQIRFRFDGQPINETDTPAQLEMEDEDTIDVFQQQTGGVY from the exons ATGGCCGACGAAAAGCCCAAG GAAGGAGTCAAGACTGAGAACAACGATCATATTAATTTGAAGGTGGCGGGGCAGGATGGTTCTGTGGTGCAGTTTAAGATTAAGAGGCATACACCACTTAGTAAACTAATGAAAGCCTATTGTGAACGACAG GGTTTGTCAATGAGGCAGATCAGATTCCGATTTGACGGGCAGCCAATCAATGAAACAGACACACCTGCACAG TTGGAAATGGAGGATGAAGATACAATTGATGTGTTCCAGCAGCAGACAGGAGGTGTCTACTAA